One Intestinimonas butyriciproducens genomic window, GGTCCGGAAGCTGTGTGGAGGGCGCGGCAGAGGCGGGGGACGCAGGGGCGGGCATAGACTCCACGGGCGGCTGTATTGGGGGCTGAGAGCCTCCCTCATCGCCGCTGTCCCCGGTGAGGGAGCGGGCGAGGGACATGATCTGACCCATGGCCTCAGGATTCCCGAGGACGGCATTCAGTTTATCCGCGAATTCGTCGGCCATGGACATTCCCTCCTGTCAATGCAACGCTTTGCCGGCCAGCGGCCTTATTTTGGAACGGATTTGTTGATGCGTTCCACTACCTTGGCCCCGTTGGGGTCCTGCATCAGACGGTTCAAAAGTCCCTGGAGCTGGGAGGCGTCGCCCTTCATGGCAGCCTCGGCCGCCGCTTTCAGACCGCCTCCCTGGTTGAGCATTGTCATAAGGGCCTGTGTGTCGGGAGATTTGACCAAACTCTCCACAGCCGCCTTATCCTTGAGCAGTTTGGCGGCCTGAGGGCTGTTGAGGACATTTCCGGGCTGTTGCTGTTTTGCCATAGGATATCCCTCCATTGATTCTATGAATGGGCTCAAAGTATTATATGTGACTTTCAGAACAAGGTGACTGATATGAAAATCGTCGTTTTTTCTGATTCCCACGGGGCGGTCTCCAATATGGAGGACGTCATGCGGCGAGAGCACCCGGAACTGGTCCTCCACCTGGGCGACCTCTGCCGGGACATCGAGGAGATCCAGCGCCGCTTCCCCCAGCAGACCATCCAGAACGTATGCGGCAACTGTGACGGCTTTACCGAGACACCGGATCAGCGCATTTTACGCGTAGAGGGGAAACGGATCCTCATGATGCACGGCCATCGCTACAATGTCAAGCTGACCTATGCCTCCGCAGCCTATGCCGCCCGGGAGGCGGAGGCGGATATCCTCCTTTTTGGGCACACGCATATCCCCTACTGCGAACAGGTGGACGGCCTGTGGATGCTGAATCCGGGGAGCTGTGGGGGCCGCGGTGCCACGTATGGCGTAATTTCTCTGGAAAATGGAGAGGTAATGTGCTATACTGTCGGAATAGCACCTGAACGATAACGGCTGGAGCGACTGCTCCGACAAGAGGTGGGATTTGAAATGCTGCTTGCGATTGATGTGGGGAACACAAATATGGTGTTCGGCATGTTTGAGGGGGAGACCTTCACCGGGAGCTTCCGTCTCATGACCGACACCAACCGGACTTCCGATGAGATCGGGTTGTCCGCCTGGGAGTATTTTCAGCGATTCGGGCTCAAAACCGAGGATGTGGAGAATGTCATCATTGCCTCGGTGGTGCCCCAGGTAATGCATACGCTCACCAATGCCATGGTGAAGTATTTTGGAAAAACGCCCATCATCGTGGATGAGGATGTGGACCCCGGCCTTCCCTATGGCGTGAGCGGGGATGAGCGTTTGGGCGCCGACCGTTCCGTGGCCTGTATTGCAGCGCTGGAGAAATACGGTGCGCCGCTGGTGGTGCTGGACTTTGGGACAGCCACCACCGTGGATGCGGTCAACCGTGAGGGCGCCTATATGGGCGGATGCATCACCGCGGGGATTCGCATCTCCGCCGACGCGCTTTTTATGCGGGCGGCTATGCTCCCCAAGGTGGAGTTGGTAAAGCCGGAGACTGTGCTGGGCTGTACTGCGGTGGGGCAGATCCAGGCCGGGACGGTGCTGGGTTACATCGGAGCCATGGAGTATCTGATCCGGATGGCCAAAGAGGAACTGCGCGCGCCCGACGCCCACGTGGTCGCCACCGGAGGCTTGGCACGCCTGATCGCGGACAATACGGGCCTGATCGACACAGTGGACGGCCGCCTGATTCTGGACGGCCTGCGAATCATTTACCAGCGGTACAAGGAGGATCATCTTAAAAGATAGGGAAAGAGAGGAGGCAGGAGCGTTTGCCGAAACAGCATCAAGCGGTCGATATGACGCAGGGGGATCCGCTGGGACTTCTGGTGCGGTTTTCCTTGCCGCTGCTGGCGGGCAATGCTTTCCAGCAGCTTTACAACATGGTGGATTCCTGGGTGGTGGGCAACTTCGTAGGTACCACCGCACTGGCCGCTGTGGGCATCGGATTCCCGGTCATTTACCTGCTCTCCTCTCTCTTTATGGGGCTCTCCATCGGCGGAAGCGTGGTAATCGCGCAGTTTATGGGTGCGGGGGACCGGGAGGCCGTCCGGCGGTCTGTGAACACGGTGTATGGGGCGGTGATGGTGAGCGTCGTCCCGCTGACGCTCTTTGGGGTGCTCATCTCCGGGCCGATCCTCCACCTGATCCGGGTGCCCGCGGATGTATACGATCAGGCCCATGTCTATCTCCAAGTGATTTTTGCCGGTATCATCGGAAGCCTGGGCTACAACATCAATGCGGGTATCCTCCAGGGCCTGGGGGACAGTAAGACGCCCCTGCTCTTTCTGGCCACGGCCTGCGTGGTGAACATCGTTCTGGACTTGGTGTTTGTCCTTGTGTTTGACTGGGGCGTTTTCGGCGTGGCTTTTGCCACCATCGTCGCCCAACTCTGCTCTTGGATCTTCGGCGTGTGCTACGTCAACCGGAAATATGATTTTATCGCCATCAGGCCGCTGCATATTTCGGTGGACAACGTACTTTTGAAACGAGTACTGAAGCTGGGTGTCCCCTCTGGTATCCAGCAGTGCCAGTTTTCTGTGGCGATCCTGGTGCTCCAAGCCCTGATCAACGGTTTTGGCGCGGAGTTCGCAGCGGGTTTTTCGGCGGCCAACAAGGTGGATACCTTTGCCTTTATGCCTGTGGACAGCTTCTGTCTGGCTGTTACGACCTATGTGGGACAGAACGTGGGCGCCGATCGGCTGGACCGTGTGCGGGAGGGAGTGCGCAAGGCGATTCTTCTGTGCGTGGGAGTATGCCTTGTCATGTCGGCATTGGTCGTGCTCAATGCGGATCGTCTGATCATGCTTTTCAACACGGACCCACTGGTGGTCGCCTCCGGGCGCGCCTACCTGCTGCGGGTGGTGAGCCCCATGTTTCTAATGGCCATTATGTATCCCATCAACAATGCGCTTCGGGGTGCGGGAGCGGCCATCGTCCCCATGCTCTCCTCCGTCGTGGCGCTATGGGCGGCCAGGGTGCCGGCGGCATATCTGCTGGCCCATTTTTTCGGCCCGGAGGAGCTCTATTGGTCCTACTCCATTGGGTGGGTCCTTGGCGTGATCATCAGCGGTACGGTCTACCTGCGGGGCAGGTGGAAGGAGCGGTGTGCGGTGCACGTCCGGGATATGGAGGCCATCCTGTAAAAAGCGGCGCGTAAAAGCCTATAGAACACCGGGGCGTCCCGTCTCTTGGAAAGAGACGGGACGCTTTTCCATGCCGACGCATAGATAGAGACGGGATTATGAAACCGTCAAAGCCCTATATTGCAAAAAGGGAAAGAAAATTTTTGGTGCGGTCCAGATGGGATTTTGCGGTGCGGCAAAGAAACCCCTTGCAAGGACCGAAAATTTTACACGCGGAAGCAACGGAAGTTTGCGGTGCTCCCCTTGACAAAGCGTGCATCTTACGGTAAAGTTAGTTTCAAATGATACTTTGCTTCGATGGTAAACGAAGAGCGAAATGAAAGTGAGGCGCCATTCAAATGAATGTTTTGCTGGAAAAATTCACTTTTACGCCTGAATTGACCGAAATCATCAACAGTAGCCCCAGCGTGATCGTACCGGACAGCAAGGAAACGCTGTACGAGCTCATCTTCGGCAACGGGCATACCGATAAGATTGAGGTGCTCTATGATGTGAACGGCAAGCCGGTGAAAGAGGCTACCGTGATTCGTTGCAAAAACGGCGCGGTGGTCAACTATATGGAGGACTATATGCGCCGTCGGGACCCGGACTGTATGCGGGTGGCGGATGAAGAGCCCACCGACAAGCCGCGCTTTGAGGATGTCTATGGCTACGATTTCGGCGCCCTGCGGGTGGAGACCTTCCGATGGCTGGCACGGCAGGAGCTGATCATCGTCCCCTTCAAGGCCGGCGGCTATGACTATGGCTATGACTCTATTTTGGTCTGCCCCCGGAATGCGGCTTTCTTTGCCTTTGCCCTCTCGCAGCTCCAGGCCTTTGTGAATGCCAAGGAGGTGGACCACTTCAAGCCCCGCTCCGTGATCTATGTGGCCCCGCCCTTCCGGCACACACACTTTGCAGGCAAGCAGGTGGTGGTCCACAGCCGCCATCCGGACCTGCATGAGATATTTGCCTACAATTTGTATCCAGGTCCCTCCGCCAAAAAAGGGATCTACAGCGTGCTGCTGGACATAGGGGAGCAGGAGGGGTGGGTCACCGCGCACGCCTCCGCCGCCCGGATCATAACCCCATACGAAAATGAAATGGTGATGATGCACGAAGGGGCCTCCGGCGGCGGCAAAAGCGAGCTGCTCCAGGATGTGCAGAGAGCTGCCGACGGCCGTGTTCTGCTGGGGACCAATATAGAGACCGGAGAAAAAACCTACATCAGCATGAGCGACACCTGTACCATTGAGCCCGTCACCGATGATATGGCCATCTGCCAGCCTGGATTTCAAAGCAAGAGCGGAAAGCTGGCCCTCTTTGACGGAGAGGACGGCTGGTTCATCCGGGTGGACGGCATCACGGAGTACGGGTCCGACCCGCTCTATGAGCGCATCTCCATCCACACGAAAGAGCCGTTGATGTTCTTCAACATTGAGGGCGTGCCCAGGGCCACCTGCCTCCTCTGGGAGCACACGCTGGATTCCGACGGTACCCCCTGTCCCAACCCCAGAGTCATCATTCCCCGCCGCACCATCCAGCATATCGTAAACAAGCCGGTAGAGGTGGATGTGCGGAGCTTTGGTGTCCGCATGCCCCCCGCCACGGAAGAGCATCCCAGCTACGGCATCATGGGGCTGATGCATATCATCCCGCCGGCTCTGGCCTGGATGTGGCGTCTGGTGGCGCCCCGCGGTTTCAATAATCCCAGCATCAGCGGCAGCGCCAAGCTGGCCAGCGAGGGCGTGGGCTCCTACTGGCCCTTTGCCACAGGCAAGCGGGTCCGTCAGGCCAACCTGCTGCTGGAACAGATCCTGCGCTGCAAGAATACCCGCTATGTGCTGATCCCCAACCAGCATATCGGCGTCTATCAGATCGGCTTCTCCGCCGAGTGGATCTCACGCGAGTATCTGGCGCGCCGGGGCGGCGTCAATATGAAGATGGACCGCCTGGTGCCCGCCCGCTGTCCGTTGTTGGGGTACGCGCTCAAGGAGATGAAGGTGGACGGACAGCAGATCAGCTCCCGCTACCTCCGCCCCGAACGCCAGGATACCCTGGGTGTGGAAGGGTATGACAAGGGCGCGGAGATTCTCTACCATTTCTTTGCCAAAGAGCTGGAAGTCTATGATGTGGAGGAGCTGCACCCAGTTGGGAAAGAAATCCTCAAGTGTTTCCGGGAAAATGGGACTATTGAGGACTACTGTGCCATCATTCCTTTGGGATTGGAATAATGGAAAATGGGAAATGGACTGGGGCCCGCCGTGAGGCGGGCCCCAGTCCATTTCAGGATCTAAAAATCATTTTGAAACAAGCCATGATACAGAGCGGACAGCGCTGGAAGCTAAAACGCGTCGAGGAAGGCCTGCACGCCGTTGACCAGCTCCCCCAGATGCCATCCGTCCAGAAGCCGGTGGTTGAGCTGCACAGAATAGGGGAGGAGCAGCCTTCCATCCCGTGCTTCGTATTTTCCCCAAGTGACTCTGGGAATAGAGTCGTCCGGGTTGCAGTCCATCTCATTGCTGAGGCTGGTGAAAGATAGCCAGGGAAGGCAGGAGATATAGACCAAGTCGTCCCGTGCCTCCTCCGTGCCGGCAGGAAAGGGTGCATGCTGCACTGCAACCTGGTGGGCGCAACGGGAACAAAATTCTTCCAATGTTCCACCATAGGGAACATTGACGATTTTCAACAGATGGGTGTCCCCGTTCGGAACCACAAAGCTGGGGTCCAGGTGGTCGTGCAGGATGATCTGTTCCCCGCGAATCTTGTAGAGAAAGTCGGGCAGTCCGTTCATGACATGCAGCGTGGCGTAGATCAGGGCATAGTAAAAGGAGAGGCCGTGGGCTTTTGTGTGTCGATGCAGTGTCGTAACGTCTAAAGAGGTGGTGACATTGTAAAAGGGGAAAGAGAGGCCGGAAAAAAATTTGAATTGTGCTCTGCGGGGCCACTGCTCCAAGTCGACGTAATCCACAGCTCAGCCCACACCTTTCTGGAAAAAGTCGCACCAGGGACGCAGGGTACAGTTCTGACAGTCAGGCCTTCTGGCCATGCATACGGCGCGACCATGGAGCACCAGCCGGTGACAGAAATCATTGGACTCTTCGGGAGGGAGCACTTCGCGGAGCTGCGTTTCCACTTTGGCCGGGTCTTTGGTGCCGTCCGTCAGGCCCAGCTTGCCGGAAATGCGGATACAGTGGGTATCCGCCACCACAACGCCCGGCTGATGATAGACGTCGCCCAGGATCAGATTGGCGGTCTTTCTCCCCACGCCGGGGAGCTTCAAAAGATCATCCATGTTGTCCGGCACCTTTCCGCCGTATTCATCCAGCATCATCCGGGCGGCGCCCACAATATCGCGGGCCTTGGCCCGGAAGAAGCCTGTGGAATGGATGTAGGTCTCCAATTCACCGATGTCGGCTTCGGCCAGAGACTCCAGGGTGGGGAAACGGGCAAAGAGAGCGGGCGTCACCATATTCACACGCTCGTCGGTGCACTGGGCCGCCAGACGGACGGAAAAGAGCAGTTCATAGGGTTTGGGATAGTCCAGGGAGCAGATCCCGTCCGGGTAGAGCTTTTTCAGCTCCGCTATGATGGAGAGAACATCCGCTTTTGTTTTCATTCCGACTCACCTCGTCTATCAGAGATATAGAACACATAAGAGAAGTATTCTCTACCATAATACCATAAAAGCAGACGGAATGCGACGGGGTTTTTCATGGTATGTCAGTTGTATTTCTCGGAAAGATTCGATATAATACCCAGTATAGCTCTTTCACACACTACTTACTTAGAGGAGAGGTGCGACGGCAATGGTACAGGAAATGATCGACTTTCTTTCCACCAAGGACCCAGAGGTGGCAGCCACCGTGGCGGCTGAATTGGCGCGTCAGCGCAGAAACATCGAGCTCATCGCGTCGGAGAATATCGTCAGCGAGGCGGTTCTGGTGGCCATGGGCACGGTGCTCACCAACAAATATGCCGAAGGATACCCCGGCAAGCGCTATTACGGCGGCTGCCAGGAGGTGGACGTTACGGAGAATATCGCCCGCGAGCGCGCCTGCAAGCTTTTCGGCGCAGAGCATGCCAACGTCCAGCCCCACAGCGGTGCTCAGGCCAACTATGCCGTCTATGCGGCGCTGTGCGAGCACGGGGACACGGTGCTGGGCATGGATCTCTCCAATGGAGGCCATCTCACCCACGGCTCTCCCGTCAACTTTTCCGGCAAGAACTACCACATGATCTCCTACGGGCTGGGGGCTGACGGATGCATCGATTACGACCAGGTCCGCGATATGGCAAAGCAGCACAAGCCCAAGATGATCATTGCCGGCGCTTCCGCCTACCCACGGGTCATTGATTTTAAGACTTTTGCAGAGATCGCCCATGAGGTGGGGGCCTACTTCTTTGTGGACATGGCCCATATTGCGGGGCTGGTCGCCGCGGGCCTCCACCCCTCTCCCGTGCCCTATGCCGATGTGGTGAGCACCACGACCCATAAGACGCTTCGGGGCCCCCGGGGCGGTATGATCCTGTGCAAAGAGGAGTTTGCCAAGAAGATTGATTCCGCCATTTTCCCCGGCTCTCAGGGCGGGCCTCTGGAGCATATCATCGCCGCCAAGGCGGTGGCCTTGGGGGAAGCGCTTCAGCCCGAATTCAAGGATTATCAGAGTCGTATCCTTAAGAATGCCCAGGCACTGGCAGCAAGCTTGACGGAGTCCGGCTTCGATCTGGTCTCCGGTGGAACGGACAACCATTTGATGCTGGTGGATCTCCGCAAGGCAAGGGTGACCGGCAAGGAGATGGAGAAACGGCTGGACGAGGTGAACATCACCGTCAACAAAAACGCGATCCCCAACGATCCTGAGAAGCCCTTCGTCACCAGCGGGATCCGTGTGGGTACGCCGGCGGTCACCACACGAGGATTCCGTGAGGAGGATATGAAGGTCATTGGTGAGCTGATGTGGCAGACCGCTACTGATTTTGATGCCAAGGCAGAGGAGATCCGCGCAGCCGTGGCCGCGCTTACGGAAAAGTATCCCCTCTACCAGTAATAAAACAAAAATAATCCATGGAACGGCCTCCGGATGGGGGGAATGATTTCCCCACACGGAGGCCGTTATGGTATCATGTTCAAAAGAGAACTATATCAGGCCAAAATATCGACTGAGAAAAACCCAAAAGGTCAAAGAGAAAGCGGAGAGCACCGTGGTGGAGACCACTGCGCTGGAAGCAAGCACGCCGTCTCCGCCCATATTTTCCGCCATAACATAGCCCGTGCTGGTGGTGGGGGAACCCTGCATGACCAAAACGGCGGCCAAGTACTCTCCGCGCAGCCCCAGCGCAACGCAGATTGGGAGGAAAACGCCAGGCAGGACCATCAATTTGATAAAAGTGACGGCCAGTGTCGGTTTGATTTTTTTCAATGCCTCTGTGCCTTGAAAACTGGCTCCGATACAGACCAACGCCTGGGGCATGGCCATATCGGCCACATATCCCATTCCTCGCTCCAGCATGAGGGGAAAACGGATTTCAAACCAAGATGCGGCCATGCCTAGGAGGATGGCCAGGAGAATGGGGTTTGTGACGATGTCTTTTCCGGCCTTCAGAAGGTTCTCTTTCAAAGAACTCTCTTCATGGGTGGGACCCTCCAGGGTGAGGATGAGTACGGCAAATACATTAAAGAGGGGAACGCTGCCCACCATCATCATAGGAACAACGGCGCCGGAGCCGTAAATATTTGTGACCAGGGCCATACCGAGAACGGCGACGCTGCTGCGGTATCCCGCCTGAACAAAAGCGCCTACCATGTGGCGGTCTTTTAGGAAGATACGGGCGCCGATCCAAATGCCGACTGCGGAGAGCACAGTGATGACCGCACAGAGCAGGACAAAACCACCGCTGAAATTGTCCCGCAGGCTGGTATCAGTCATCTGTACAAAGAGCATGACTGGAAGTGTGATCTTGAAGTTGAAGCGATTACAGACGGAAACAAAGTGCTCATCCAGA contains:
- a CDS encoding metallophosphoesterase family protein, with protein sequence MKIVVFSDSHGAVSNMEDVMRREHPELVLHLGDLCRDIEEIQRRFPQQTIQNVCGNCDGFTETPDQRILRVEGKRILMMHGHRYNVKLTYASAAYAAREAEADILLFGHTHIPYCEQVDGLWMLNPGSCGGRGATYGVISLENGEVMCYTVGIAPER
- a CDS encoding MATE family efflux transporter; translated protein: MPKQHQAVDMTQGDPLGLLVRFSLPLLAGNAFQQLYNMVDSWVVGNFVGTTALAAVGIGFPVIYLLSSLFMGLSIGGSVVIAQFMGAGDREAVRRSVNTVYGAVMVSVVPLTLFGVLISGPILHLIRVPADVYDQAHVYLQVIFAGIIGSLGYNINAGILQGLGDSKTPLLFLATACVVNIVLDLVFVLVFDWGVFGVAFATIVAQLCSWIFGVCYVNRKYDFIAIRPLHISVDNVLLKRVLKLGVPSGIQQCQFSVAILVLQALINGFGAEFAAGFSAANKVDTFAFMPVDSFCLAVTTYVGQNVGADRLDRVREGVRKAILLCVGVCLVMSALVVLNADRLIMLFNTDPLVVASGRAYLLRVVSPMFLMAIMYPINNALRGAGAAIVPMLSSVVALWAARVPAAYLLAHFFGPEELYWSYSIGWVLGVIISGTVYLRGRWKERCAVHVRDMEAIL
- a CDS encoding AEC family transporter; its protein translation is MESFFYSVNATAPVFLVILLGYTLRRIGILDEHFVSVCNRFNFKITLPVMLFVQMTDTSLRDNFSGGFVLLCAVITVLSAVGIWIGARIFLKDRHMVGAFVQAGYRSSVAVLGMALVTNIYGSGAVVPMMMVGSVPLFNVFAVLILTLEGPTHEESSLKENLLKAGKDIVTNPILLAILLGMAASWFEIRFPLMLERGMGYVADMAMPQALVCIGASFQGTEALKKIKPTLAVTFIKLMVLPGVFLPICVALGLRGEYLAAVLVMQGSPTTSTGYVMAENMGGDGVLASSAVVSTTVLSAFSLTFWVFLSRYFGLI
- the nth gene encoding endonuclease III, producing MKTKADVLSIIAELKKLYPDGICSLDYPKPYELLFSVRLAAQCTDERVNMVTPALFARFPTLESLAEADIGELETYIHSTGFFRAKARDIVGAARMMLDEYGGKVPDNMDDLLKLPGVGRKTANLILGDVYHQPGVVVADTHCIRISGKLGLTDGTKDPAKVETQLREVLPPEESNDFCHRLVLHGRAVCMARRPDCQNCTLRPWCDFFQKGVG
- a CDS encoding DUF4914 family protein, producing MNVLLEKFTFTPELTEIINSSPSVIVPDSKETLYELIFGNGHTDKIEVLYDVNGKPVKEATVIRCKNGAVVNYMEDYMRRRDPDCMRVADEEPTDKPRFEDVYGYDFGALRVETFRWLARQELIIVPFKAGGYDYGYDSILVCPRNAAFFAFALSQLQAFVNAKEVDHFKPRSVIYVAPPFRHTHFAGKQVVVHSRHPDLHEIFAYNLYPGPSAKKGIYSVLLDIGEQEGWVTAHASAARIITPYENEMVMMHEGASGGGKSELLQDVQRAADGRVLLGTNIETGEKTYISMSDTCTIEPVTDDMAICQPGFQSKSGKLALFDGEDGWFIRVDGITEYGSDPLYERISIHTKEPLMFFNIEGVPRATCLLWEHTLDSDGTPCPNPRVIIPRRTIQHIVNKPVEVDVRSFGVRMPPATEEHPSYGIMGLMHIIPPALAWMWRLVAPRGFNNPSISGSAKLASEGVGSYWPFATGKRVRQANLLLEQILRCKNTRYVLIPNQHIGVYQIGFSAEWISREYLARRGGVNMKMDRLVPARCPLLGYALKEMKVDGQQISSRYLRPERQDTLGVEGYDKGAEILYHFFAKELEVYDVEELHPVGKEILKCFRENGTIEDYCAIIPLGLE
- a CDS encoding chloramphenicol acetyltransferase — encoded protein: MDYVDLEQWPRRAQFKFFSGLSFPFYNVTTSLDVTTLHRHTKAHGLSFYYALIYATLHVMNGLPDFLYKIRGEQIILHDHLDPSFVVPNGDTHLLKIVNVPYGGTLEEFCSRCAHQVAVQHAPFPAGTEEARDDLVYISCLPWLSFTSLSNEMDCNPDDSIPRVTWGKYEARDGRLLLPYSVQLNHRLLDGWHLGELVNGVQAFLDAF
- a CDS encoding type III pantothenate kinase gives rise to the protein MLLAIDVGNTNMVFGMFEGETFTGSFRLMTDTNRTSDEIGLSAWEYFQRFGLKTEDVENVIIASVVPQVMHTLTNAMVKYFGKTPIIVDEDVDPGLPYGVSGDERLGADRSVACIAALEKYGAPLVVLDFGTATTVDAVNREGAYMGGCITAGIRISADALFMRAAMLPKVELVKPETVLGCTAVGQIQAGTVLGYIGAMEYLIRMAKEELRAPDAHVVATGGLARLIADNTGLIDTVDGRLILDGLRIIYQRYKEDHLKR
- the glyA gene encoding serine hydroxymethyltransferase, with amino-acid sequence MVQEMIDFLSTKDPEVAATVAAELARQRRNIELIASENIVSEAVLVAMGTVLTNKYAEGYPGKRYYGGCQEVDVTENIARERACKLFGAEHANVQPHSGAQANYAVYAALCEHGDTVLGMDLSNGGHLTHGSPVNFSGKNYHMISYGLGADGCIDYDQVRDMAKQHKPKMIIAGASAYPRVIDFKTFAEIAHEVGAYFFVDMAHIAGLVAAGLHPSPVPYADVVSTTTHKTLRGPRGGMILCKEEFAKKIDSAIFPGSQGGPLEHIIAAKAVALGEALQPEFKDYQSRILKNAQALAASLTESGFDLVSGGTDNHLMLVDLRKARVTGKEMEKRLDEVNITVNKNAIPNDPEKPFVTSGIRVGTPAVTTRGFREEDMKVIGELMWQTATDFDAKAEEIRAAVAALTEKYPLYQ